In Dromaius novaehollandiae isolate bDroNov1 chromosome 3, bDroNov1.hap1, whole genome shotgun sequence, the following are encoded in one genomic region:
- the CENPQ gene encoding centromere protein Q isoform X2, giving the protein MKRHHTSSGKTGETTVGGTVKKSRKSIHQQGCSSKKKGTDGGRRKQSQKGEITQTVKWKAKEHRDNSPAAKENGSSKEIKLTSAEIASWQTLSESSKQFLETVMDSVILSVLCQQRERKEDVQKHLNLLKERMLRFFKTLKVPPGKLGNLKNFRSLQVAEKQMLETNEESLVQLQEEINEAERSAEHVDETIRQLQYKIQVLRNQLEEGEKKARKVFQKDCSGALHLPELPKHSLEAPSLQEEILKIKNKNGLLKDMNTIQQSADMKNMFTLVEKIYEKVDFI; this is encoded by the exons ATGAAACGCCACCACACGTCTTCCGGTAAGACGGGGGAGACCACTGTTGGGGGAACGGTAAAAAAATCTCGTAAATCAATACATCAACAAGGGTGTTCcagcaaaaaaaagggaacagatggaggaagaagaaaacaaagtcaaaaaGGAGAG atcACTCAGACAGTCAAATGGAAAGCTAAGGAACACAGGGACAATTCTCCTGCAG caaaagaaaatggtTCTTCAAAAGAGATAAAGCTAACCAGTGCTGAAATAGCATCTTGGCAGACTCTCTCAGAGAGCAGCAAGCAGTTTCTGGAAACTGTGATGGATTCAGTAATACT atctGTTTTGTGCCaacaaagagagaggaaagaagatgtTCAGAAACACCTCAATTTATTGAAAGAAAg GATGCTGAGATTTTTCAAGACCTTAAAGGTACCTCCAGGGAAGTTGGGCAACCTGAAGAATTTCCGGAGTCTTCAAGTAGCAGAGAAACAAATGCTCGAGACAAATGAAGAGTCATTGGTACAATTGCAG gaagaaataaatgaagcAGAGCGATCAGCAGAGCACGTAGATGAAACTATACGGCAACTACAGTACAAAATCCAGGTGCTCAGGAACCAGTTGgaggaaggtgaaaaaaaggCTAGGAAG GTATTCCAGAAAGACTGCAGTGGAGCACTCCACCTTCCAGAACTCCCCAAGCACAGCTTAGAGGCACCCAGTCTGCAA gAAGAAATTTTGAAGATAAAAAATAAGAATGGTCTTCTAAAGGATATGAACACTATTCAGCAGTCAGCTGATATGAAGAACATGTTCACTCTCGTTGAAAAGATCTATGAGAAGGTGGATTTCATTTGA
- the CENPQ gene encoding centromere protein Q isoform X1, whose product MKRHHTSSGKTGETTVGGTVKKSRKSIHQQGCSSKKKGTDGGRRKQSQKGEQITQTVKWKAKEHRDNSPAAKENGSSKEIKLTSAEIASWQTLSESSKQFLETVMDSVILSVLCQQRERKEDVQKHLNLLKERMLRFFKTLKVPPGKLGNLKNFRSLQVAEKQMLETNEESLVQLQEEINEAERSAEHVDETIRQLQYKIQVLRNQLEEGEKKARKVFQKDCSGALHLPELPKHSLEAPSLQEEILKIKNKNGLLKDMNTIQQSADMKNMFTLVEKIYEKVDFI is encoded by the exons ATGAAACGCCACCACACGTCTTCCGGTAAGACGGGGGAGACCACTGTTGGGGGAACGGTAAAAAAATCTCGTAAATCAATACATCAACAAGGGTGTTCcagcaaaaaaaagggaacagatggaggaagaagaaaacaaagtcaaaaaGGAGAG cagatcACTCAGACAGTCAAATGGAAAGCTAAGGAACACAGGGACAATTCTCCTGCAG caaaagaaaatggtTCTTCAAAAGAGATAAAGCTAACCAGTGCTGAAATAGCATCTTGGCAGACTCTCTCAGAGAGCAGCAAGCAGTTTCTGGAAACTGTGATGGATTCAGTAATACT atctGTTTTGTGCCaacaaagagagaggaaagaagatgtTCAGAAACACCTCAATTTATTGAAAGAAAg GATGCTGAGATTTTTCAAGACCTTAAAGGTACCTCCAGGGAAGTTGGGCAACCTGAAGAATTTCCGGAGTCTTCAAGTAGCAGAGAAACAAATGCTCGAGACAAATGAAGAGTCATTGGTACAATTGCAG gaagaaataaatgaagcAGAGCGATCAGCAGAGCACGTAGATGAAACTATACGGCAACTACAGTACAAAATCCAGGTGCTCAGGAACCAGTTGgaggaaggtgaaaaaaaggCTAGGAAG GTATTCCAGAAAGACTGCAGTGGAGCACTCCACCTTCCAGAACTCCCCAAGCACAGCTTAGAGGCACCCAGTCTGCAA gAAGAAATTTTGAAGATAAAAAATAAGAATGGTCTTCTAAAGGATATGAACACTATTCAGCAGTCAGCTGATATGAAGAACATGTTCACTCTCGTTGAAAAGATCTATGAGAAGGTGGATTTCATTTGA